A stretch of the Medicago truncatula cultivar Jemalong A17 chromosome 5, MtrunA17r5.0-ANR, whole genome shotgun sequence genome encodes the following:
- the LOC11433032 gene encoding putative pumilio homolog 8, chloroplastic, with translation MAKYYGNCLVVDWTLIDIDTMFNEVIGDVVKQTLDPFMSNIVQHVLEFGRDDQRLKIVRKLTQHPDQLVEASLDSYGTKCVQKLISTHNSKKEIALVSYSLLSGFLYLVMDLDGNQVLQRCLSCWSVEDNEFIYDAATRFCYAVATDEHGCCLLQRCIEFSNGNSQQKLVKEICKYAFHLAQHEYGNHIVQYIIQMQNPSAIAELTAQFNGKYVQLSMQKFSIHVVEKCLEHIVETRARIVQEFLAVPYFENLLQDPYANYVVQCALKFTECSVSDRAQILEQSSESYPTDNVKREREEKDTKQLYRFLPQSGSSHVPLAIIKVFDARISNLRDNREQKASKDAHFIFGDSGIGILRETRHNYKSWSEDGKVLKKSCDIQEEVRECH, from the exons ATGGCAAAGTATTATGGGAATTGTTTGGTTGTTGATTGGACTCTTATAGATATTGATACGATGTTTAATGAAGTTATCGGTGATGTCGTTAAGCAAACGTTGGACCCTTTTATGAGTAATATTGTGCAGCATGTACTGGAGTTTGGTAGAGATGATCAAAGGTTGAAGATTGTTCGTAAGTTGACTCAACACCCGGATCAGCTAGTTGAAGCCTCGTTAGACTCATACgg CACAAAATGTGTTCAGAAGCTGATTTCTACCCACAATTCAAAGAAGGAAATTGCATTGGTGAGTTATTCATTACTATCTGGTTTTCTGTATCTAGTTATGGATCTGGATGGAAATCAAGTCCTACAACGTTGCTTGTCATGTTGGAGTGTTGAAGATAATGAG TTTATATATGATGCTGCAACCAGATTCTGTTATGCTGTTGCTACTGATGAACATGGCTGCTGTTTGCTTCAACGCTGCATTGAATTCTCCAACGGAAACAGTCAACAAAAGCTGGTTAAAGAAATTTGCAAATATGCCTTTCACCTAGCTCAACATGAATATGG AAATCATATTGTTCAGTACATTATACAGATGCAGAATCCAAGTGCCATAGCAGAACTTACTGCTCAGTTCAATGGGAAATATGTACAACTCTCCATGCAAAAATTTAGTATCCATGTGGTTGAAAAGTGCCTCGAACATATTGTAGAGACTAGAGCAAGGATTGTCCAAGAATTTCTTGCTGTTCCTTATTTTGAGAACCTGCTGCAAGACCCATATGCCAACTATGTCGTTCAATGCGCTCTAAAGTTTACCGAG TGTTCAGTGTCTGATAGAGCTCAGATTCTTGAACAAAGTTCAGAGTCTTATCCAACGGATAAtgtaaagagagagagagaagagaaagacacaaaacaattatacagATTCCTTCCACAATCCGGAAGTAGTCATGTTCCCCTTGCAATTATAAAGGTTTTTGATGCCAGAATTAGCAACCTTCGTGACAATAGGGAGCAAAAG GCATCGAAAGACGCACATTTCATTTTTGGAGATTCGGGAATAGGAATCCTGAGGGAAACACGCCATAATTACAAAAGCTGGTCTGAGGATGGAAAAGTCCTTAAAAAGTCGTGCGATATCCAGGAAGAAGTAAGAGAGTGCCACTAA